Genomic segment of Salvia hispanica cultivar TCC Black 2014 chromosome 2, UniMelb_Shisp_WGS_1.0, whole genome shotgun sequence:
CTGAGGTTGAGTTTGCGATAACCAGCGCTGTACGAGAATGTGGTGGTTTGGAGATTCTATTGAGCATGGTTCAAGTACGAATGGATTTACACCCTACTAACCTTTTttcatatccttttttttgtgtgtgtgtgtgtgtgtttattttgtttcggCCCCTCCTTTTGGAGAGGGTGTTTACTGAATAGAAGTCTTGAAGTAAACCTAAGAGTAGAAGCTTGGGTCATTTCATGTTTTAACTCTTATCCTTGTTAGTTCCGTTTTCTCGTTTTCTGGGTTTTCTAATCTTTGATCTACATGAACAGCGTCTGCGAGATGATCTGAAGTCAAACCAAGAGCAGTTAATTGCTGTGCTAAATCTGTTAATGCTTTGTTGCAAGACAAGGGATAACAGAAGAAAATTATTAAGCTTGGGGGCTTTGGGTTTACTGCTTGAAACTGCAAGACGTGCCTTCTGGATTGATGCTATGGAACCAGCCGAGGGAATTCTTTTAATTGTGGAGAGTCTCACTCTGGAAGCAAACGAGAGCGATAACATCAGCGTTACACCAGGGGTGTTTACAGTCTCTAGCGAAGATGCTGGTAACAGTGAACAAGCTAAGAAAATTGTTCTCATGTTCCTGGAACGATTATCTCATCCTTCAGGACTTAAGAAATCTAGTAAACAGCAGAGGAATACAGAGATGGTTGCGAGAATCCTTCCATACTTGACTTATGGAGAACCTGCGGCAATGGAAGTTCTCATTCAGCACTTTGAGCCTCATTTGCAAAATTGGAGTGAATTTGACCAGCTACAAAAGCAATTTGAAGACAACCCCAAGGATGAGAAGATTGCTCAGCAAGCTGCCAAACAAAAATTTGCACTGGAGAATTTCATCAGGGTCTCTGAATCTCTTAAGACAAGCTCTTGTGGTGAGAGATTGAAAGATATCATATTGGAGAGAGGGATTACTAGAGTTGCTGTGACACACTTGAAGGTGTGTTTTGCGTGTGTAGCACAGGCTGGTTTTAAATCAACTGGGGACTGGGCAGCTAAATTAACATTGCCTTCTGTTCCCTTTATACTTTCTATGCTTAGGGGGTTGTCAATGGGTCACATGGGTACCCAGCGGTGCATAGATGAGGAAGGAGTTTTACCTTTGCTCCATGCTTTAGAGAGTGTTTCTGGTGAAAACGAGATAGGGGCGAAGGCTGAAAACTTGTTGGATACCCTTACTGATAAGGAAGGAACAGAAAATGGGTTCTTAGCAGAAAAAGTTCGCCAACTAAGACATGCAACCCGTGATGAGATGAGGCGTTTAGCTCTGAAGAAAAGAGAACAGTTGCTTCAGGTACTTCTCATTTCTTTTGTAACTAATATTCAGTTTTAAGTAATGTATCTTTTTCCCTATCACAGCCAGGATGAATCTTGTGTTTCCTATGGAAGTAATTGCATCAAATACGTGGCTGGAACATGTAGCTTTAAGATTCgccaaaaatcaaataatactaaaactGTAGAATAAAACCAGGGATGATGTGCAGCTTATACCTTTACGTGTAACATTTAAAGAAGATGATGACTACAAGCAGATGTGtgtttgttgtaaataagttgcTTTTACTTACTTTTGGAGTAAAATATTACTTTGTGGTTTAAGGGGCTTGGAATGCGGCAAGTGACATCAGATGGTGGTGAGCGAATTGTTGTTGCTCAGCCCGTtcttgagggttttgaagacGTTGAAGATGAGGAAGATGGGCTAGCTTGCATGGTCTGCCGGGAGGGCTACCGATTGAGACCTACTGATTTATTGGGTGTCTATACTTACAGTAAGCGTGTGAACTTGGGTGGTGGAACTTCTGGAAGTGGCCGTGGTGATTGTGTTTATACAACTGTCAGCCATTTCAACATCATACATTTCCAATGCCATCAAGAGGCTAAACGAGCTGATGCTGGCCTAAGAACTCCAAAGAAGGAATGGGATGGTGCTGCCTTGAGGAACAATGAAACTCTCTGCAATAATTTGTTTCCCCTGAGAGGACCCTCTGTTCCAACGGGACAATACTTGCGTTATGTTGATCAGTACTGGGACTATCTTACTGCATTGGGACGCGCTGATGGAAGCCGGTTGCGGTTGTTAACATATGACATTGTTTTGGTAGGTTATTAGTCTACCTCTTGCTTTCTCTGACCTTACTTAGGTTTAAGAGTTATACTATAAACAATGTAAAATGCATCTGCAGATGCTAGCTCGGTTTGCCACTGGCGCGTCATTCAGCACTGATTGTAGAGGTGGTGGAAAGGATAGCAACTCCAAATTTCTACCTTTCATGATACAGATGGCATGGCACCTTTTAGACCACGACTCTTCTCAACGAAATAATCTGGCTAAATCCATTTCGACTTATTTGTCTTCCACAATTTCTCCTGGAACACAACAGCCTTCAAGCGGAACAGAGGAGACTGTCCAATTCATGATGGTCAGCTCACTCCTTTCAGAATCATACGAGTCATGGTTGCAGCATCGGCGGGCCTTTTTACAGCGGGGAATATATCATGCATACATGCAACGTCAAGGTCGCTCTGCACAGCGTAGAGCAGAGTCGGGAGATGGCAGTGGGCCTGACGaattattttccaacattCAGCCCATGCTCGTGTACACTGGGTTGATTGAGCAGCTCCAGAGATACTTGAAGGTGAGGAAGTCTTCGACGGTCCAAACACGAGGGGCGGGAGGGGAAGACCAATCCACTTGGGAGGTCGTCATGAAAGAGAGACTATCAAATGTGAAGGACATGGTAGCTTTCTCCAAGGAGCTACTCTCATGGCTGGAGGAAATCACCTCAGCCTCCGATCTACAGGAGTCGTTCGACATTATGGATGCCTTGTCCGATGTTTTAGCTTCTGGATATACCAGGTGCGAGGATTTTGTCAATGCTTCCATAAATCTAGGAAAATGACCATATAGTTACTTTGTTAGCTCTTTTTTGTATAGTTACATTACATGTGCAAGAAACTGAGGCCAAAAAAGTTTAATGTTGCCATTGCAGATTTGTAGTATTCATTTATGGTCTAATAAATTCCCTTGCCTCTGTTTTGGATGTACATCCCAACCTTGCCAACTGTGACTATAAATGGACCCAGGTGTTTCAATGCTTACACAATCATAAAACCAACTTCCTTTATTTCATCATATGTTGCAGAAAGGGCTTTCACTTTCAAGTCATTTAACAGTTACTCCATCAGTACACGTACACGTTTAAGAGTCTGATTTTTTTTCgcatgagatttaagaaatgtgagttgaaaaagAGAATAGAACGTGGTTTGCGATCCTAGTCAGTTACGAcccatttattcattttatggtgaaagtaaaatgagatttCTATTGACAGATGAatccaaatgaaaaaatgagacttctgTTACcggatagagggagtacaGTTATTAAATGAATATGCACTTGTGTTTCTTTTAAATGATTTGTTTGGTAAACATGAAAGTGCACTTTTAGTGCcctatatcttatttttactaCTTCAACTCTTCCCATTCATTTCACAGTCCCTTTCCATTGAATAAAGCATctagagaaaagaagaaaggcACTTTGCAGAGACAATTGCATTTGGAAAGCTGACTAAACACTCGATTCCAAACCAAAAAATGTGTTCCAAGATTCATGATTGTAGTTTTTCTGGATTGtggaaaattatatttattcttcacCTACACTTATTCCCTGGTGACACTTTTCTGTATCTGTCTTTTTAAGTGGCCATTAACTAACACTAAGTCTAAATTGCCCAGTTTTATCTTCCAACTATCCAATAAGTAACTCCACTAAGATGAAGACTTTTACTaggtaaatttatttttatttttatttttattttacaataaattaagttataattaatgtttCCGGAGAAAAATCAGCTGGCGAAATTAAGTGctgcaaaacaaataaaagagtaTTTAAGGATGTTGTCACAGTACATgtacaacatgtaaattattttgttggtgATGggtattttaatgttttactTATCATAAATGCACTGTGAATTATTAATGAGGATACCGAATTTTTAGCTATTTTATTGTTAACAACTTGTAGTTCACCCTAATTAGgtttaacataaaataacaagCAGGATTTAATCATTGATTATATATAGGAAATGtatgaatatattatcaaaAGATTTTTACAATGTTGTgccaaaaataacaaattcatCCCAAATACTCACGGGCTATTGTCACCttcgaaaattccaaatcTGTGCAAAATCATTTCACAGCTCACAAAGCTTAGCTTCTTAGATAATGATTTTGTCGTCATTATGAACTTTGTGtcctattaatttttgttcatttaaACCATTGATATGACATtattatttcatcaatttcaaaAGGATAATACTAATTGTTCTAAACAGGTGTAGATTACAATATGGtattgaaattaaactaaGAATCTTGAGCTAAATAAAATGTAGAAGCAAAAAGCTGGTGGGTAAAAGTTATATGACTCAACTACTACTCCACTTGTGAcatttatatgttttatattttgttaaaataatgaatcagAGTACTtctttgtatatattaatatccTTGAAAACATAtactgattttattttatgataatgCTTGTGCATATAtccaaattaatactacttctGATTGAATTTTGCTAGTATACTAGGTGTCTAGGTGATACTCTAAtttattccttatttattaaaatgatacgAAACTCAGGGAAGCCTTTTGAAATCAATAATAACCACTTAGAATAAATTTAAGAGTGCATAAGGTTTTTCCCCTTCCTTTATTGATGTTTTACCTAAAACTTGACTTGGAATCAAACAAGACTCTTGCCCATCTAACCAGATGCACATTGATAGTTAATAAGACTACATACATACACTATGTTTAATATACATTTTAAAGtgctaatataaaaaaaaaattaattactcgatcgactcaaaaataaattactccattaactaagttatatttttttcctgCCAAAAATCGGAACTAATCGATGCAGTCAACCAAGTGGAGTTGGAGCGTTTTGCACTAACAGAACAATCATACAATAAATCATAACCAATTGAAAAGCAATTCAAAATGTTAGACTcgatttcttaattatattttaatttatttctttattttgagttaACCCTAATTTGAAAAGTTCTATTTAGGGTTATTTTCACAAggtataaaatttgtatttactatcaaaactttataatttaatttctcgATCATCTCACGACTCtcactcatttaataatattttaaacgatattattttactaaaataaatgcttttatttcctttcttttttaatatatcttccatgtaattttaaaaatatataaaagctTAAAATAGGCAAATGCAACCAAAAATTTTGGACTGCACCAGCTCACAAATCTTTTACTGAAATTACAAGATCATTGACATGAATATTACCGAAAATAGCCTGGAATTTTATCGTACccaaaatattctaaattttgaGTTATTATAGTTTTCTTGCTATATTTAAAATCGTTAATGTTCCACCTAATATATTCTGTGACAGCAACATATTTCCACGTGTAAAAATTTTAACTCCTATCGCCACTAGGTTTTTCTTGAAGCCTACTACTacttattataatactatttacCTAAACAATTATGTTGTTTTTATCGACATTTAATACTATTTACATACATTAATGTAGTTAGTACATTACAATTAGTGAACAATTCACCTCCAATTTAGAGTTCAAAACAGAATCtcttttataaaacaaaaacatttaatatgtaatttaagtAGGCTACAAAACTTAATTATActttatactccattaatttggagtttatttatttactagtGTTATCCATACAAGTATActatacataataaaatattttattgatttattcacaaaggaataaaatcaatatattttcataaaaagatTATGTATATTCTGTTAGCAAGATTTATCGTATCTTTTTAGAATTAAACAAAACTATATTTCCAAAATACACGCCTCATTCtcatcaaaaattaattaacaaattaaacaaagaagaaaaaaaattggcttGCACCGACCGTAACTACTGCCactttcagttttttttagCATCTTTAAAACCCCAACACTTTTTCCATCAACTGCTCTTCATCACTCAGCAATTCCTAATTCTTGAATAGGGTCTCTCGATTTCTCATATTTCATCCGTTTCGTTTTCAAGATTCATGTGGAAGTCTCGCATTGTGGCTGGATTTTAATTAGATGAAACAATTGCGTGTGTTTGAATTGGATTAACAAAATTGTGAATTTCCAATTAGAAAATCTTGATTTCTCGAGGCGATTGCATTTAATACCAGTTTTCCACAATTTAGATTCGCCTTGTTTTGCGTAAAGACAGCttcaaattattgaaaaatcatatctttatTGTGTTTCTTctgaagtatatatatatattcattctGCTGCCGGTTGAAACGACTTTTTAGCATCAATCTCTCACTGTCACACACCAGTTTCTTTTCACTATCTCTGGTTCTTGAAAATCCATTGCTTGATTATGAAGTTTTGAGGGCGTGAAAATGTGTAAATTGGAGGATGGGGTTGAGGCAGAGGAGAGCCATCCGCAATGGAATGTGGGGATGAATATCTTGGGTGGAAAGGAAGTTGCGGAGACCATGTATTTGAGGCTCTCTCATGCTAGAATGAAGCTATGGATTCTGAGATTAATCACCACATTATTGATATGGATATGCATTATGCAATTTGTGGCAGTTGGAGAAGATTGGGGGCCAAAGTTGTTGAAGAGCTGGCCTTCTTGTTCCATCCCTCCCATTATGCATGATGCAACTAATGTGTCTTCTTTTCTGCCCAAACGGCCTCATCTTCCACCTAAGAgttagttttcatttttcatgattttttcttgttttggttttggtgtCTAGTGTTTGATTCTGGGATAGTGTgcttttttagtttatctctagctgtttaattgttttgggAGATGTGTTGGTTTTCCTAAATTGTTGAAGATACTTGTTATATGcttgtttccatttttggatgaTTATGGTTTCTGTTTTGCTCAAATCAGCTTGATCTGATTCTGGTCTCTTTTAGGAGTATACAACAATAATGGTTACCTTGTTGTTTCTTGCAATGGAGGGCTCAACCAAATGCGAGCAGCTGTGAGTTTTTCGtagtttttagtttgttcttacaaactactttttggtttttccctAACCAGAGTTGCTGTTATCTTCTGCTTTGCAGATTTGTGATATGGTTTCCATAGCCAGACACCTTAACATTACTCTAATTGTCCCTGAATTGGATAAAACATCGTTTTGGGCGGATCCGAGGTCAATAGAAATTACTCCATGTACTCACATCCTATATCACCAGTGTCTTTTGCTTATTAGATTTTGTTATCTCTGCTGCAGTGATTTTCAGGATATATTCGATGTTGATCACTTCATTCTTTCATTGAGGGATGAGGTTAGGATACTGAAAGAACTTCCACCACGGCTTAAAAGGAGAGTAGAACGTGGAATGTCCCATGAGTTGCCTCCTGTTAGTTGGTCGAATCTTTCTTACTACCATCAGCAGGTTGGTCTTTCGGATGGAAGAATAACAGTTTGTTGCTTATATGATTAAATGTTACCTTTTTTGACATTTGTGGGCCCAATGGCATGTATGAGTTCTTAgcaatgatgatgatgatcttCTGATATTTGCAGATTCTTCCACTTCTTAAAAGGCATAAAGTTGTACGCTTAAATAAAACTGATGCTCGCCTTGCCAACAACGGATTGCCACTCGAAGTTCAGAAGCTACGTTGCAAAGTGAATTTCAATGCACTGAGATTTACTACCCCAATCCAGGAGTTGGGCAGAAAAGTGGTCAGGATGCTGAGACGAAAAGGTTCTTTCCTTGTGCTCCACCTTAGATACGAAATGGACATGCTGTCCTTTTCTGGCTGCACTCGAGGCTGCAACACCAATGAGATAAATGAACTGACTGCAATGaggtaaatttattttacttcttGTAAACATAGAGGACAACGTATGACATTCTTTTACTGATTGTGAATACCTGATGTAACTAGATATTCTAACCCTGGGTGGAAGGAGAAAGTCATAGATCCCGACCTTAAAAGGAAAGACGGTCTATGCCCTTTGACGCCTGAAGAAACTGCTTTAGTGCTGAGGGCTCTTGGTATCGATCCTAATGTTCAAATATACATAGCAGCTGGAGAGATTTATGGTGGCAAAAGGCGACTGAAAAGTTTAACTAACGCGTTCCCCAATCTGGTCAGCAAATGATCGTGCTAAGACCTAAATATGTAGCTTGTTAAAAAAGTATACTTTCTTCTGATCACGGTGCTGAATCTGCAAACAGGTTACAAAGGAAATGTTGCTGGAGCCCTCTGATTTGTCGTTTTTCAAGAATCACTCGTCACAGATGGCTGCTCTGGACTATCTTGTTTCATTGGAGAGTGATGTTTTTGTTCCCACGTACGATGGAAATATGGCTAGAGTTGTAGAAGGACATCGCAGGTGTGTATTTAGCCATCTTTTCATAGTTGTAACATATGTACTGGTTTGCTGTGCATTCTGATCTTGGTCGAGGAAAAATACACAGCATTTTGCATTGTGATTTCCCACTCAACTATTTAGGTGGATTAAAAAAGCTTTGTAATTTTTCCCAGGTATTTAGGTTTCAAGAAGACTATTCTACTTAACAGGAGAATTTTGGTTGGTTTGATCGATCAATACAACGAAGGAACGTTGAGCTGGGACGAGTTCTCATTCCACGTGAAGGAGGCTCATGAAAACCGAGTGGGGAGCCCCAAGAAGCGCGCTATAATCCCAGACAGACCGAAGGAGGAAGATTACTTTTATAGCAACCCACAGGAATGCCTTGCTGCAGATACTTGACATTTTTGGCACGTATATTATGCTCGTGTAGATTACATTGACAGCACACAGCTCGTGTGTAGACTATGAGAACAGATGCTTGCaggaggatgaggatgaggcCGGCCTTTACAcgattcttttatttaagaatCTGTACAGATTCAAATCACCCTTTGAGTTGCAGGATTGTAGAAAACTCTGTTAGGAAAATGAATAGGTCTGCTGCTGATTGTTGGATAACATTTGAGAAACATGTTTTGCCTTTCTTACCATCTTTTTTGGTATTTCAATTTCTTAGGAAATGATTCCACACTTTCAAGATTTTTATTGCAATATCAAGTGATAAATATCATTTATAGAGAAATGTTATGCTACACGCCTTTTCAACgtctaaataaatttttgccTTCTATATTTGTGGTGACTCCatttagagaaaaaagagaggtatttataattgaaaaactCAAGTAATGAGTCCTGACTCACATTACAGTTAACAGCCCTAAATCTATATAGACACTACAGACTGTAACTCTTTCTCcaaaaagaatcaaaatcatTCATTGGGCCTCTCCTCAATGCTGGCCATTCGTCTCAGCTCCAGCTGTTGGCATTCGATTCGACTCACAGCCCTCGATAAATCCTCTCCTGCAAAAGACATGGTGTCCTCTTTAACAAGGCGCCTCCTCTGCTGCTTTATCTTCACAATGGCCTGGGAAACCTCCCCCATCGAAGGCCGCTTTCTGGGTGTTTTGTGCAAGCACCTGTGAGCAATTTTGGCTAAACTCCTCACTTCTTCGATGTTGCATGTCTCTGCCATCTTTGCATCAATTATATCGTCCACACCATCCAGGCTCATGGAGGCCTTAGAGGAGATCGAGAAAATTATGTCAGGAAATCGACAAAAGTGCAAGCTCTTGTTAGCAAAATTCAGGAGAGGGAGAATCATAGGTCTTACAAGGTTGACATACTCCATTAAGTTCTTGTGGGGGTGGATGGCTGTGATGAGCTCAAAGAGTATAATACCAAAGCTGTACACGTCGCTTTTTGTTGTGAAGTTGTTTGTGGATATATACATGGGATCTATGTATCCGTATGTACCTTTAAGGCCCGAGTTGCGGCCATCAAAATGCTCTTCCTTCGACAGCCCAAAATCAGCAACCTGTTAAACGAATTTTGCATGAATACACAATTCCTGGAATATATCACTCATACCTACGTATGGTACGAAAGGTGTTTGTCCTATATTTTAGTGATGTCAGCAATTGATTacctataaaaaaaacttcaagGGAAAAATGACATTTAACTGATGCAGTTTAATAATAGACTCAATTGTAAGCTCAAATCTACATATTTGTGTATcccagaattttatttttctctattgTTTTGTTATATGATCTGTCCATGAACAAAATAATTAGGCTCAAAGTGTTGTCCTTGCTCTTTTATACGGTTTAGCTCACATCCAGATACAGAACCTACTACTAGAGATTGtgatttattgaaaattacaatcaaagttattgttattattttttatttgatgtaTATTAGTTCATTGATaaaattacacaaataaatcCCCAGGCCATGCCGTTGTTCAAGAATCTAGTTCTAGGAAAACCTATTCTCTAAGTCATAGCAACTTTCTTTTGTTGCATTCATGACAGTAAAAATTGCATCAAACacaaagaagagaaaaaggtgTGTGCGGTTGTATTCATACATGTTTACCTTTGCTCTCATGTTACGATCCAACAATATGTTAGCTGACTTAAGATCTCGATGTATGACAGGAGGCACTGCCTATTTCaaaaaatccaacaaatttGTGATCAAAAccccaaaatagcaaaataattaaattatcatcaCACCATTCAGCCTACCCCATCATGAAGATAGTCAATGCCATGTGAAATGTCTAGTGCTATTTGAATCCGATCTTCCCAACTCAATGCTTGTTCCACATCATCTGAGCATACACGAGCACGTCTTATTAAACCCAAAACAATATGAGAGAGAGTGATAGAGAGAGAGCAGTtcataagaaataaaaaaggtttCATGGTAAGCTAGAGTTGAACACAAAATGTTTGAACAGTTTTAATACCCTACAAAGAAGTCTAGCAATAATTGAAATGTAAGAAACCAAGATAAAGAAGCAAgaattaatcatttaaaacATGCAGTAGCTCTTCAAGAACTCTCAACTTATTAACTTACTATATATAAGGTTCTCCAAGCTTCCATTGCTCATGAACTCGTATACTAACATGTGTTGCCctttatcaacacaatatccgACTAAattcactaaatttttatgatgCAACCTAGCCAGCAAAGAAACCTGAAAAGAAGAATAGCAAATTATAATAAGACAAGAAGCTGACTTGATCCGCATGAGCATGCacacaaatatatactccctccattccacagtaatagaggcatttcattttctgcactcgttttgaaaaaatgatattaaatagttaaagtggagagagagtaaagtaagagagagaataatgtcgagaagagtcttatctacaatattctctctcttactttactttttgtctactttaactatttacaattattttgtcaaaatgagtacgcaaaatgaaatgcccctattactatggagaccagagggagtatgagattacaccaataaaataaacacaaaagcTCTTAAGAATATTCAGTCAAAACTCTGAACTCGAAAAAGATTCACTTAGAAAATCTTGAACTCAACTGCTCCACCGTTTCTGTTACTTTTTCAAAGTAATACTTTAGTATAGGCTAATCCATTGTTAACTTAGATGGGTTATAACTTTAGAATATCACAAGGCTCTTGCTAAATTCTATCATTGAGCCAATTTTGCTTCATTCATATCCCATTGAAAGGGTAGGATTGGAGAAATCCGGATAATAAGGATAAAAATACTCAAGAATACATCTGTTATCAATCATGAAAAGTAAACTTCCCCCCCAAAGGGGTTAATAATTCATAAGTTATGTGACAGCTGATGCATATGATATCATGACAGCTCACACTAATGCCTAGCTGGGACATGGAGTGtgtaaaaatatagtatttattcAAGGATCAATCAAAGCAAACTGTCAAGGACATTGCCATTTACCTCAGTTTGAAACTCTTTTTCCCCTTGTTTTGAATCTGACGCAAGAACCTTCACAGCAACCACTTCACCAGCAGGCATTGTAGCTTTATACACAGGGCCAAAAGAACCCTGTCCCAGAATAGTAGTGAAGTTCTGTGTCCCCTTCTGAATGTCTCTGAATATGCACAAGAAAGTATATCGAGTTACATATAATTCTTCAATATCACAATTTACTAATGACTACCATTTATAAGTTGTTGATATACTTTATTCAAGAAGGCGACGAGAGTAACACTTGAGGAAAATGTAATATGAGGAGAATTGAACCATTCAGGTTACATACTTGTACGAGTATCTTAGAATGCCAGATACAGAAGCAAATCGGTCTTTGGTATGATTATTCCACCAAGAATGTTGGGGTTTCTGGATGGGCTCGATAGGTCCGTTAGTCACAGAACTTGAAAGAGATGCACTAAAATCAACGCTCGTATTTAAGCCATGTCTACGTATTGGAAGAGTAGAAGGAGAACGTTCATTTTCACGTTGCTGAAGACGAGCACGTTTCTTGTACCAGCGAATGCCAAAAAATGCGAGAGAAGCTATAAGTATGCCTGCTGCCAAGCCAACAC
This window contains:
- the LOC125205489 gene encoding calcium/calmodulin-regulated receptor-like kinase 2 codes for the protein MVQQADLVIIGICVGLAAGILIASLAFFGIRWYKKRARLQQRENERSPSTLPIRRHGLNTSVDFSASLSSSVTNGPIEPIQKPQHSWWNNHTKDRFASVSGILRYSYKDIQKGTQNFTTILGQGSFGPVYKATMPAGEVVAVKVLASDSKQGEKEFQTEVSLLARLHHKNLVNLVGYCVDKGQHMLVYEFMSNGSLENLIYNDVEQALSWEDRIQIALDISHGIDYLHDGAVPPVIHRDLKSANILLDRNMRAKVADFGLSKEEHFDGRNSGLKGTYGYIDPMYISTNNFTTKSDVYSFGIILFELITAIHPHKNLMEYVNLASMSLDGVDDIIDAKMAETCNIEEVRSLAKIAHRCLHKTPRKRPSMGEVSQAIVKIKQQRRRLVKEDTMSFAGEDLSRAVSRIECQQLELRRMASIEERPNE
- the LOC125205487 gene encoding rhamnogalacturonan I rhamnosyltransferase 1 isoform X1 — its product is MCKLEDGVEAEESHPQWNVGMNILGGKEVAETMYLRLSHARMKLWILRLITTLLIWICIMQFVAVGEDWGPKLLKSWPSCSIPPIMHDATNVSSFLPKRPHLPPKRVYNNNGYLVVSCNGGLNQMRAAICDMVSIARHLNITLIVPELDKTSFWADPRSIEITPCTHILYHQCLLLIRFCYLCCSDFQDIFDVDHFILSLRDEVRILKELPPRLKRRVERGMSHELPPVSWSNLSYYHQQILPLLKRHKVVRLNKTDARLANNGLPLEVQKLRCKVNFNALRFTTPIQELGRKVVRMLRRKGSFLVLHLRYEMDMLSFSGCTRGCNTNEINELTAMRYSNPGWKEKVIDPDLKRKDGLCPLTPEETALVLRALGIDPNVQIYIAAGEIYGGKRRLKSLTNAFPNLVTKEMLLEPSDLSFFKNHSSQMAALDYLVSLESDVFVPTYDGNMARVVEGHRRYLGFKKTILLNRRILVGLIDQYNEGTLSWDEFSFHVKEAHENRVGSPKKRAIIPDRPKEEDYFYSNPQECLAADT
- the LOC125205487 gene encoding rhamnogalacturonan I rhamnosyltransferase 1 isoform X2, giving the protein MCKLEDGVEAEESHPQWNVGMNILGGKEVAETMYLRLSHARMKLWILRLITTLLIWICIMQFVAVGEDWGPKLLKSWPSCSIPPIMHDATNVSSFLPKRPHLPPKRVYNNNGYLVVSCNGGLNQMRAAICDMVSIARHLNITLIVPELDKTSFWADPSDFQDIFDVDHFILSLRDEVRILKELPPRLKRRVERGMSHELPPVSWSNLSYYHQQILPLLKRHKVVRLNKTDARLANNGLPLEVQKLRCKVNFNALRFTTPIQELGRKVVRMLRRKGSFLVLHLRYEMDMLSFSGCTRGCNTNEINELTAMRYSNPGWKEKVIDPDLKRKDGLCPLTPEETALVLRALGIDPNVQIYIAAGEIYGGKRRLKSLTNAFPNLVTKEMLLEPSDLSFFKNHSSQMAALDYLVSLESDVFVPTYDGNMARVVEGHRRYLGFKKTILLNRRILVGLIDQYNEGTLSWDEFSFHVKEAHENRVGSPKKRAIIPDRPKEEDYFYSNPQECLAADT
- the LOC125205487 gene encoding rhamnogalacturonan I rhamnosyltransferase 1 isoform X3, translating into MHDATNVSSFLPKRPHLPPKRVYNNNGYLVVSCNGGLNQMRAAICDMVSIARHLNITLIVPELDKTSFWADPRSIEITPCTHILYHQCLLLIRFCYLCCSDFQDIFDVDHFILSLRDEVRILKELPPRLKRRVERGMSHELPPVSWSNLSYYHQQILPLLKRHKVVRLNKTDARLANNGLPLEVQKLRCKVNFNALRFTTPIQELGRKVVRMLRRKGSFLVLHLRYEMDMLSFSGCTRGCNTNEINELTAMRYSNPGWKEKVIDPDLKRKDGLCPLTPEETALVLRALGIDPNVQIYIAAGEIYGGKRRLKSLTNAFPNLVTKEMLLEPSDLSFFKNHSSQMAALDYLVSLESDVFVPTYDGNMARVVEGHRRYLGFKKTILLNRRILVGLIDQYNEGTLSWDEFSFHVKEAHENRVGSPKKRAIIPDRPKEEDYFYSNPQECLAADT